CGGTGATTTACCAGGTGCTGCCGCGCCTGTTTGGCAACACCAATGCCACCAACAAATTCTGGGGCACCATGGAAGAAAACGGTGTGGGTAAATTCAGTGACTTCACCCCTGAGGCGCTGCAGCAAATCCGCGCACTGGGCGCTGACTACATCTGGTACACCGGCTCGCTGCACCATGCAGTGGTGCGTGACTACACCGCCTTTGGTATCAGCAACGACGACCCGGACGTCGTCAAGGGCCGGGCCGGCTCACCCTATGCGGTGAAAGATTACTACACCGTAAATCCCGACCTGGCCAATGACCCGGGCAAGCGCCTGGAAGAATTCAAGGCGCTGGTAGAGCGCTCCCACGCCGCCGGCCTCAAGGTGATTATCGACATCGTACCCAACCACGTAGCCCGCAATTACCAGTCGCTGGCCAAACCCGAAGGCGTGCGTGACTTTGGAGCCGATGACGACACCAGCGTGGCTTATGCCCGCGACAATAATTTCTATTACGTGCCCGGCGAGCCCTTCCTGGTGCCGGTAGCCGAAGACGGCTACCAGCCGCTGAATGGTGAAGCCCATCCGTTGGTAGACGGTGAATTTGCCGAGACGCCGGCCAAGTGGACCGGCAATGGCAGCCGCGCGCCGCAGCCGAAGCAGGACGACTGGTACGAGACGGTAAAAATCAATTTCGGCGTACGCCCGGACGGTAGCCACGACTTCCCCGCCCTCCCCGCCGGTTACGCGCAAAAAGATTACCGCGCGCATGCGGCCTTCTGGGCAGATAAAGACGTACCGAGCAGCTGGGAAAAATTCCGCCAGATCACCGACTACTGGCTCGCGTTTGGTATTGATGGTTTCCGCTACGATATGGCCGGCATGGTGCCGGTGGAGTTCTGGAGCTACCTAAATTCCTCCATCAAAATGCAGAAGCCCGATGCACTGCTGCTGGCAGAAATCTACCAGCCAGATCTGTACCGGAATTATGTGCACCTGGGCAAAATGGATTACCTGTATGACAAGGTGGGCACCTACGATGCCATCCGTGCTGTTATGGAAGGCAAGGCCGCTACCGATCCGCTGGTGGAGATTCAGGAAAGCCTGAGCGGTATCGAAGACAACATGCTGCGCTTTATGGAAAACCACGACGAGCAGCGTATCGCCAGCCCGGAGTTTGCCGGCAACGCCGAGGCCGGCAAGCCGGCCATGGTGGTGTCCGCCGCCCTCAGCGGTGCACCCACGCTGGTCTACTTCGGCCAGGAACTGGGTGAGCCCGGTGCCGGCGATGCGGGCTTCGGCAAGGCCAGCCGCACCACCATTTTCGATTACTGGTCGGTACCCACCATTCGGCGCTGGAATAATGAAGGCAATTTCAATAGCGAAAAGCTCAGCGACGCCGAACAGTCCCTGCAGGGATTTTACCGCACACTGCTCACCTTCTCCCGCCAGAGCCCGGCGCTCACCGGGGAGTTTTTCGATCTGCACCAGGTTAACCGTACCCAGGGCGAGAACTACTCCGACAAGCTGTACAGCTTCGCCCGCTGGGCGGGTAACGAACGCCTGCTGGTGATTGCCAACTTCGGCGACCGCGACAGCACCACCACCCTGCGCTTGCCAAAAGCGCTGATTGAAGCGTGGCAGCTGGCTCCCGGTAAGTACACCCTTACCAACCAGCTGCAGCAGGGGACCGCGAAAATGGTCGTGCGCGATGACCTGAGTGCAGCAGTGTCATTGGACACTCCGCGGCTTTCCGGCCAGATTCTGCGCCTCAGCCACTGACTCGACCCCCTCCCGGACAGGGGTGCCACGCACCCCTGTCCTTTCTTGATGATTCCCTCCTCACTGCTTGCCCACCGCTCCCCACTCTCGCCCGACGTCGCCGCCATAGGCGAAACCTTCACGACCTGATACTGTCTGAGACTTCACAGTCAGTGGTTTACACTGATTCTTGAGGCGCCAGGTCTGTGCGCAGACACTAACGGGAGGAAATACGGATGGGTGGCAATATCAAAGAATGGCTGATCGCCCTGCTGGTGGTGGCCGCGGTTGTTTTTGGCATCTACTGGTTTGCCGTGCGCGAAGCCCCAGCACCGGAAGTGTCCGCCCCCGTGACCGAGCCCGCACCGGAAACCCAGCCCGGCGTTGACCTGGAAGAGCCGGCGGAGCCTGTCATCCCTCCGGTACCGGAACCTGTCGAGCCTGAAGACCCACCGCGCCAACTGCCCGCCCTCAATAGCAGCGATCGCGAAGCGCACACCGACATCATCAGCCTTTCCTCCGACGGCGCCCTTGCAAAATGGATTGTGCCCGATGAAGTGGTACGCAAATGGGTGGCCGCGGTAAACACTGCGACCAAGGGCGACCTGATGCACAAGAACCGCCCGTTCAACAATGTGGATGGCAAACTCGCGGTCAAGGAACTGGAAACCCGCGACGATGGGCAAAAAGTGTATGTGCTGTCGCAGGAGAACTACCAGCGCTACGATCAGCCGGTGCGCCTGTTCGCCATGGTGGATACCGATACCGCGGTGAACCTCTACCAGTTCTGGTACCCGCGCCTGAAACAGGCCTATGGCGAGCTGGGGCTGAAAAACAAGAACTTCCACGCAGCAGTAATAGCGGCCATCGACCAGGCACTGGCCGCGCCGGAAGTGGAAGGCCCCATAAAACTGGTGCGCCCCACGGTGTATTACAAGTTTGAGGATGAGAAGCTGGAGAAAATGCCCGGCCTGCACAAACTGATGATTCGCATCGGCCCGGACAATGCGGCACGGGTAAAGGAAAAATTGCGCGAGCTGAAAGCGGCATTGCAGAACCTGCCCAGCGAACAGTAGTTGCGGCGCCCGTAATTTGGACGCAAACAATAAAGCAGTGACCAAAAAAAGCCGGTATCAGTTTCCTGATACCGGCAAGCCTTTCGACGAGAAAGAGAAGTCGCACTCACATGGGCCGAATCCGGCCCTGCACATTAAAACCAAACCAAAAAGCTAAACCCAAAAACCAAACCAAAAAAACAAGCCAAAACTCAGGACACTATTGGTACGCGTTAGCGCGCGCTGAGCTGCCCCTGCTGACTTGTGCCCAGCAGCAGGATGTCAAACTCGGTGTCAAAGGTCAGCGTGCCATTCTCCACCCGGGCTTCCGCACCGGAGTAGTAATCTTTCACCAGCGTACCCTCGGCAAACACGTCACCGGCGCTCAGTGTTTTTTCGCCGGCGTCCAATTCCAGCGCAACCATGACGCGATCGCTTTCAAACGTGCGCGAGAAAACATAGGGCGCTTCGCTCAGCTGCTGGTGTACACCGGCACCCACTGCGGGATGCGACTGCCGGAACTGGCCCAGTTTCTGCCAGTGGCTGAGAATATCGCTGGTGCGTTCCTGCTTAATACTGTTCCAGTCCATGGGTACACGCATGGATGCATCGCCGTAGGCCTGCTCGTCAATCATCGGGCGGGCAATTTCGTCGCCGTAGTAAATCTGGGCGGCACCCGGTGCCAGCATCAGTTTCAGCGCGGCGCTTTTTACCTGCTTGCGCTCACGATCAAACGAACTGAAGTCGTCGTGGGAGCCGATGTAGTTAAGAACAGAAACACCGTCCAGCTCGCCACCGTTCAGGATGCTGGAGTATTCGCTGAAAATACTCTCCATGTCCTGCTTGGCATGGGTGGCAAAACCCATGTTGATCAGGCTGTCGAAGCCGTGGTTGAAGAAGTCGACCTTGCGATCACCGAAGTCGTAGTAGCGACCTTCGCTGCTGGCGAAATTATTTACACCGTAATGGTAAACCTCGCCAACCATAAAGAACTCGCGATCATCCAGTTTGCTCTCTGGATTGTTCGCCTTCCACTCCGCCAGGGCCAGGCTGGCTTCTTTTTTCAGCACGCCCCAGATTTCCGGTTCAACGTGCTTTACAGTATCCACACGGAAGCCTGCCACACCGTATTCGCGCACCCAGTCGGTCAGCCATTTCACGATGTAGTACTTGGGCGCACGCGGGTAGCCGGTGCGCTCGAAGAAGGCGTCCAGCTCGGCCACTTCCTTCTCCAGACGGCCTTCGCGCTGCCACTTTTCGGTGAGCTGCGGCGGCAGGTCGACCGGCTCTTCGCTCTCGGTCAGGATGTCTGGAAGGTTATCGGTCAGTGCGCAGGTGACGTTCTGGGCAAAGCTGCTCCAGTCACACTGCGGATTGGTCCGAACCCAGTCGGACGGCCACAGCGGATCTTCGCGGGTCACCGGGCCGGTATGGTTGATGATGACGTCCAGCAGGATACGCAGACCTTTGCTGCGCGCCTTGGCGATCAGCTCGGCCAGTTCTTCCTCGGTGCCAAAGTTCGCGTCCACGCTGGTCCAGTCTTTCGGCCAGTAACCGTGGAAGGCGTAGGTGCGTTTGTCGCCCTCATCAAAGCCGTGCACGTTCTCGATCACCGGAGACATCCAGATGGCGTCCACGCCGAGATCGTTGAAGTAGCCCTCGTCCAGCTTCTGGATCACACCGCGCAGGTCACCCCCATGGAAACCACGCAAATGCGCCGCGTCATCTTTACGGCCATAAGACAGGTCATTGTCCGGATTGCCGTTGTGAAAGCGGTCCGGAAGCATGAAATAGACGGTGGCGTTTTTCCAGAAAGGATCCGCGCTGTCCGGCTTGACCTCGGTCAAGGCAGGGGCACTGGCTTCAGGGGAAGATGGCGCCAATTCAGCATCAGACAGAGCCCCGGACTGGCGCTCGGAACAGGCGGTGATGGTCAGTGCCAATGCGGGAATCAGGGCACTCAAACCGGTAACTTTTCTCATTATATTCTCTCCGTCGTGATCGAACGGTCATCACAGCAGCCTACTGTAACCGCCTCGCCCACAGATTCATCCTCCCGGGGCGGGGCGTAGATGAAATGATCGAACACCGGTGATAGGCTTGACGCCCCAGTTTTGGGGCCACCCAGAAGCCGGAAAGCGGCTGTACAAAAACAGGTGGCGACTGCGAGACACCCGGCAGACGCGCGGCAGGATAGACCGCGCCGGACCCGGCGACGTAGCGAGAACCTAGGGAACAGATTTTTTAAATTGAAGGAGTGAACATGCAGGACAAACCCGTCGTATTCGTTGTGGTAGACCCGAACGATGACCGCCAAGTAGCCCTGGAGCGCGCACTGGCGACCGCCCGCGAGCGCAACCCGCAGCCCAAACTGGCCGTATTCGTTGCGGTGGATGGGGAAGCGGTCGACACCCGCGCGGTCAACGACCACCTGTTCCGCGACGAATTCTGGTTCCGTGACCAGATCCGCAAGCCCATTGAAGAAGCGGGCGTGGAGTTCGAGATTACCGTGTGCTGGTCCAGTGACTGGCAGGGCGCGATCATTCAGGAATCCAAGCGCTGCAACGCGGAAATGATCTACCTGCCGGTGCACGCCCGTACCAGCAGCCGCCGCTTCACCTTTGCCGAGTCAAAGTGGCAGGTGCTGAAGCAGGCAAAATGCCCGGTGGTGCTGATCCGCCCGAATGCGAAAGACCGCCGCAAGGTGGTACTGGCCACGGTGAACTACCAGGCCAAAACCACCCAGCAGCGCCAGCTCAACCGCCAGATCACCGAGCGCGCCGGTTATATTGCCGAGGTGTACGGTGCCGAGCTGCACCTGGTGAATGCCTTTCTGGATTCCATGCTGTACCCGGACCGCGGCGCGCTGGCCAAGCTGGCACAGAAGACCGGCGTACCCACCGACCGTATCCACGTGAAGCAGGGCTATACCAACGAGGTCGTGGCCGAGATTGCCAAGGAAATCGATGCAGACCTGGTAGTAATGGGCACCCTGAACCAGTACGGCGAAACCGGCTCCCTGCTGCGCGGCAACACTGCCGAGCGTGTCATTGGTTCGGTAGAAACCGATGTGATGGTGTGTAACGCCTTTACCAGCACCAAGTAACCGCTCCCCAAATTGCACCGCCGCGTTCTGCGGCGGTGACGCTCTTGCCGCCGCCACCTTCGATTCCTTATTCCGCGTTACTTGAACGAGAACAGTGCGCGACGCACAGTGCCGTCATCCAGCTTCAGTAACAGCACGCGACAACTGCCGCTCCAGGACTTTTCTGTTTTCCAGTTGTACTGGTAGGTATCGCTGCCCGGGCTGTATTTGAGCGTGCTACTGCCGGCAGTATACGCCGCGTCTTCCAGTGTATTTACCTGCACCCCGGAAGAGCAGTTGGCTGCGGTGCTGAACAGCTGCCCGCCGAGGAGAATATCGAGGCCGTGGTCACCAGCCAGCCCAAACTTCACCGGCACCACCTGCCCGGCCTTGACCTGGTTGCTCACCGGCAGGGCGTCGATGGGTTCGAGGAAACCACTGAAGGCATAGTGCACGTCAAACGTAACCGCTGCCT
This Microbulbifer sp. Q7 DNA region includes the following protein-coding sequences:
- a CDS encoding alpha-amylase family glycosyl hydrolase encodes the protein MKTISRLILATAITANLLAGCDAKPTAAPSAVEPEHTHKAASAEAIASPVETFGKPVIYQVLPRLFGNTNATNKFWGTMEENGVGKFSDFTPEALQQIRALGADYIWYTGSLHHAVVRDYTAFGISNDDPDVVKGRAGSPYAVKDYYTVNPDLANDPGKRLEEFKALVERSHAAGLKVIIDIVPNHVARNYQSLAKPEGVRDFGADDDTSVAYARDNNFYYVPGEPFLVPVAEDGYQPLNGEAHPLVDGEFAETPAKWTGNGSRAPQPKQDDWYETVKINFGVRPDGSHDFPALPAGYAQKDYRAHAAFWADKDVPSSWEKFRQITDYWLAFGIDGFRYDMAGMVPVEFWSYLNSSIKMQKPDALLLAEIYQPDLYRNYVHLGKMDYLYDKVGTYDAIRAVMEGKAATDPLVEIQESLSGIEDNMLRFMENHDEQRIASPEFAGNAEAGKPAMVVSAALSGAPTLVYFGQELGEPGAGDAGFGKASRTTIFDYWSVPTIRRWNNEGNFNSEKLSDAEQSLQGFYRTLLTFSRQSPALTGEFFDLHQVNRTQGENYSDKLYSFARWAGNERLLVIANFGDRDSTTTLRLPKALIEAWQLAPGKYTLTNQLQQGTAKMVVRDDLSAAVSLDTPRLSGQILRLSH
- a CDS encoding DUF3014 domain-containing protein is translated as MGGNIKEWLIALLVVAAVVFGIYWFAVREAPAPEVSAPVTEPAPETQPGVDLEEPAEPVIPPVPEPVEPEDPPRQLPALNSSDREAHTDIISLSSDGALAKWIVPDEVVRKWVAAVNTATKGDLMHKNRPFNNVDGKLAVKELETRDDGQKVYVLSQENYQRYDQPVRLFAMVDTDTAVNLYQFWYPRLKQAYGELGLKNKNFHAAVIAAIDQALAAPEVEGPIKLVRPTVYYKFEDEKLEKMPGLHKLMIRIGPDNAARVKEKLRELKAALQNLPSEQ
- a CDS encoding alpha-amylase family glycosyl hydrolase encodes the protein MRKVTGLSALIPALALTITACSERQSGALSDAELAPSSPEASAPALTEVKPDSADPFWKNATVYFMLPDRFHNGNPDNDLSYGRKDDAAHLRGFHGGDLRGVIQKLDEGYFNDLGVDAIWMSPVIENVHGFDEGDKRTYAFHGYWPKDWTSVDANFGTEEELAELIAKARSKGLRILLDVIINHTGPVTREDPLWPSDWVRTNPQCDWSSFAQNVTCALTDNLPDILTESEEPVDLPPQLTEKWQREGRLEKEVAELDAFFERTGYPRAPKYYIVKWLTDWVREYGVAGFRVDTVKHVEPEIWGVLKKEASLALAEWKANNPESKLDDREFFMVGEVYHYGVNNFASSEGRYYDFGDRKVDFFNHGFDSLINMGFATHAKQDMESIFSEYSSILNGGELDGVSVLNYIGSHDDFSSFDRERKQVKSAALKLMLAPGAAQIYYGDEIARPMIDEQAYGDASMRVPMDWNSIKQERTSDILSHWQKLGQFRQSHPAVGAGVHQQLSEAPYVFSRTFESDRVMVALELDAGEKTLSAGDVFAEGTLVKDYYSGAEARVENGTLTFDTEFDILLLGTSQQGQLSAR
- a CDS encoding universal stress protein, translated to MQDKPVVFVVVDPNDDRQVALERALATARERNPQPKLAVFVAVDGEAVDTRAVNDHLFRDEFWFRDQIRKPIEEAGVEFEITVCWSSDWQGAIIQESKRCNAEMIYLPVHARTSSRRFTFAESKWQVLKQAKCPVVLIRPNAKDRRKVVLATVNYQAKTTQQRQLNRQITERAGYIAEVYGAELHLVNAFLDSMLYPDRGALAKLAQKTGVPTDRIHVKQGYTNEVVAEIAKEIDADLVVMGTLNQYGETGSLLRGNTAERVIGSVETDVMVCNAFTSTK